Proteins from a genomic interval of Drosophila melanogaster chromosome 2R:
- the Mef2 gene encoding myocyte enhancer factor 2, isoform C — protein sequence MGRKKIQISRITDERNRQVTFNKRKFGVMKKAYELSVLCDCEIALIIFSSSNKLYQYASTDMDRVLLKYTEYNEPHESLTNKNIIEKENKNGVMSPDSPEAETDYTLTPRTEAKYNKIDEEFQNMMQRNQMAIGGAGAPRQLPNSSYTLPVSVPVPGSYGDNLLQASPQMSHTNISPRPSSSETDSGGMSLIIYPSGSMLEMSNGYPHSHSPLVGSPSPGPSPGIAHHLSIKQQSPGSQNGRASNLRVVIPPTIAPIPPNMSAPDDVGYADQRQSQTSLNTPVVTLQTPIPALTSYSFGAQDFSSSGVMNSADIMSLNTWHQGLVPHSSLSHLAVSNSTPPPATSPVSIKVKAEPQSPPRDLSASGHQQNSNGSTGSGGSSSSTSSNASGGAGGGGAVSAANVITHLNNVSVLAGGPSGQGGGGGGGGSNGNVEQATNLSVLSHAQQHHLGMPNSRPSSTGHITPTPGAPSSDQDVRLAAVAVQQQQQQPHQQQQLGDYDAPNHKRPRISGGWGT from the exons ATGGGCcgcaaaaaaattcaaatatcaCGCATCACCGATGAACGCAATCGGCAG GTGACCTTCAACAAGCGCAAGTTCGGCGTGATGAAGAAGGCCTACGAGCTGTCCGTGCTCTGCGACTGCGAGATCGCCCTGATCATCTTCTCGTCGAGCAACAAGCTGTACCAGTACGCCAGCACCGACATGGATCGCGTCCTGCTCAAGTACACCGAGTACAACGAGCCCCACGAGTCCCTCACCAACAAGAACATCATCGAG AAGGAGAACAAGAACGGCGTGATGTCGCCGGACTCGCCCGAAGCCGAAACGGACTACACACTCACTCCGCGAACGGAGGCCAAGTACAACAAGATCGACGAGGAGTTCCAGAACATGATGCAGCGCAACCAGATGGCCATCGGCGGTGCGGGTGCCCCTCGCCAGCTTCCAAACAGCAGCTACACGCTGCCCGTTTCTGTTCCGGTGCCGGGATCTTACGGCGACAACCTGCTGCAGGCCAGTCCACAGATGTCCCACACCAACATCAGCCCCCGTCCATCGAGTTCGGAGACGGATTCAGGTGGGATGTCCCTGATAA TTTATCCATCGGGTTCCATGCTGGAGATGTCGAACGGCTATCCGCATTCACACTCGCCGCTTGTGGGATCACCGAGTCCGGGTCCCAGTCCTGGCATAG CCCACCATTTGTCCATTAAGCAGCAGTCGCCGGGCAGCCAGAACGGACGAGCTTCCAATCTAAGGGTCGTCATACCGCCCACAATTGCCCCCATACCGCCCAATATGTCAGCGCCGGATGATGTGGGATATGCAGAT CAACGACAGAGCCAGACATCGCTTAACACGCCAGTGGTCACGCTGCAGACGCCGATTCCCGCCCTCACGAGCTATTCCTTTGGGGCGCAGGACTTCTCCTCCTCCGGCGTAATGAACAGCGCGGATATCATGAGCCTCAACACCTGGCATCAGGGCCTGGTGCCGCACTCTAG TCTCTCGCACCTGGCTGTCTCGAATAGCACGCCGCCGCCCGCCACCTCCCCCGTCTCCATAAAGGTCAAGGCTGAGCCGCAGTCGCCGCCGAGAGATCTTTCCGCCAGCGGTCATCAGCAGAATAGCAATGGTTCCACGGGCAGCGGCGgatccagcagcagcaccagtaGCAACGCCagcggaggagcaggaggcggTGGAGCCGTCAGCGCAGCCAATGTCATCACGCACTTGAACAACGTCAGTGTCCTGGCGGGAGGTCCTTCGGGGCagggaggaggaggcggaggcggcggcAGCAACGGAAATGTCGAACAGGCCACCAATCTTAGCGTACTGAGCCACGCGCAGCAACATCACCTGGGCATGCCCAACTCGCGTCCCTCGTCCACGGGCCACATCACACCCACTCCAG GTGCGCCGAGCAGCGACCAGGATGTGCGTCTGGCAGCCGTCGccgtgcagcagcaacagcagcagccacatcagcaacagcaactagGCGACTACGATGCCCCCAACCACAAACGGCCGAGAATATCGGGCGGATGGGGCACATAG
- the Mef2 gene encoding myocyte enhancer factor 2, isoform J codes for MGRKKIQISRITDERNRQVTFNKRKFGVMKKAYELSVLCDCEIALIIFSSSNKLYQYASTDMDRVLLKYTEYNEPHESLTNKNIIEKENKNGVMSPDSPEAETDYTLTPRTEAKYNKIDEEFQNMMQRNQMAIGGAGAPRQLPNSSYTLPVSVPVPGSYGDNLLQASPQMSHTNISPRPSSSETDSVYPSGSMLEMSNGYPHSHSPLVGSPSPGPSPGIAHHLSIKQQSPGSQNGRASNLRVVIPPTIAPIPPNMSAPDDVGYADQRQSQTSLNTPVVTLQTPIPALTSYSFGAQDFSSSGVMNSADIMSLNTWHQGLVPHSSLSHLAVSNSTPPPATSPVSIKVKAEPQSPPRDLSASGHQQNSNGSTGSGGSSSSTSSNASGGAGGGGAVSAANVITHLNNVSVLAGGPSGQGGGGGGGGSNGNVEQATNLSVLSHAQQHHLGMPNSRPSSTGHITPTPGHDKYEGYPYRALMGHNPRWNLNFAGAPSSDQDVRLAAVAVQQQQQQPHQQQQLGDYDAPNHKRPRISGGWGT; via the exons ATGGGCcgcaaaaaaattcaaatatcaCGCATCACCGATGAACGCAATCGGCAG GTGACCTTCAACAAGCGCAAGTTCGGCGTGATGAAGAAGGCCTACGAGCTGTCCGTGCTCTGCGACTGCGAGATCGCCCTGATCATCTTCTCGTCGAGCAACAAGCTGTACCAGTACGCCAGCACCGACATGGATCGCGTCCTGCTCAAGTACACCGAGTACAACGAGCCCCACGAGTCCCTCACCAACAAGAACATCATCGAG AAGGAGAACAAGAACGGCGTGATGTCGCCGGACTCGCCCGAAGCCGAAACGGACTACACACTCACTCCGCGAACGGAGGCCAAGTACAACAAGATCGACGAGGAGTTCCAGAACATGATGCAGCGCAACCAGATGGCCATCGGCGGTGCGGGTGCCCCTCGCCAGCTTCCAAACAGCAGCTACACGCTGCCCGTTTCTGTTCCGGTGCCGGGATCTTACGGCGACAACCTGCTGCAGGCCAGTCCACAGATGTCCCACACCAACATCAGCCCCCGTCCATCGAGTTCGGAGACGGATTCAG TTTATCCATCGGGTTCCATGCTGGAGATGTCGAACGGCTATCCGCATTCACACTCGCCGCTTGTGGGATCACCGAGTCCGGGTCCCAGTCCTGGCATAG CCCACCATTTGTCCATTAAGCAGCAGTCGCCGGGCAGCCAGAACGGACGAGCTTCCAATCTAAGGGTCGTCATACCGCCCACAATTGCCCCCATACCGCCCAATATGTCAGCGCCGGATGATGTGGGATATGCAGAT CAACGACAGAGCCAGACATCGCTTAACACGCCAGTGGTCACGCTGCAGACGCCGATTCCCGCCCTCACGAGCTATTCCTTTGGGGCGCAGGACTTCTCCTCCTCCGGCGTAATGAACAGCGCGGATATCATGAGCCTCAACACCTGGCATCAGGGCCTGGTGCCGCACTCTAG TCTCTCGCACCTGGCTGTCTCGAATAGCACGCCGCCGCCCGCCACCTCCCCCGTCTCCATAAAGGTCAAGGCTGAGCCGCAGTCGCCGCCGAGAGATCTTTCCGCCAGCGGTCATCAGCAGAATAGCAATGGTTCCACGGGCAGCGGCGgatccagcagcagcaccagtaGCAACGCCagcggaggagcaggaggcggTGGAGCCGTCAGCGCAGCCAATGTCATCACGCACTTGAACAACGTCAGTGTCCTGGCGGGAGGTCCTTCGGGGCagggaggaggaggcggaggcggcggcAGCAACGGAAATGTCGAACAGGCCACCAATCTTAGCGTACTGAGCCACGCGCAGCAACATCACCTGGGCATGCCCAACTCGCGTCCCTCGTCCACGGGCCACATCACACCCACTCCAG GGCACGATAAGTATGAAGGATATCCGTACCGCGCGCTAATGGGACATAATCCTAGATGGAATTTGAATTTTGCCG GTGCGCCGAGCAGCGACCAGGATGTGCGTCTGGCAGCCGTCGccgtgcagcagcaacagcagcagccacatcagcaacagcaactagGCGACTACGATGCCCCCAACCACAAACGGCCGAGAATATCGGGCGGATGGGGCACATAG
- the Mef2 gene encoding myocyte enhancer factor 2, isoform K, translated as MGRKKIQISRITDERNRQVTFNKRKFGVMKKAYELSVLCDCEIALIIFSSSNKLYQYASTDMDRVLLKYTEYNEPHESLTNKNIIEKENKNGVMSPDSPEAETDYTLTPRTEAKYNKIDEEFQNMMQRNQMAIGGAGAPRQLPNSSYTLPVSVPVPGSYGDNLLQASPQMSHTNISPRPSSSETDSGGMSLITHHLSIKQQSPGSQNGRASNLRVVIPPTIAPIPPNMSAPDDVGYADQRQSQTSLNTPVVTLQTPIPALTSYSFGAQDFSSSGVMNSADIMSLNTWHQGLVPHSSLSHLAVSNSTPPPATSPVSIKVKAEPQSPPRDLSASGHQQNSNGSTGSGGSSSSTSSNASGGAGGGGAVSAANVITHLNNVSVLAGGPSGQGGGGGGGGSNGNVEQATNLSVLSHAQQHHLGMPNSRPSSTGHITPTPGAPSSDQDVRLAAVAVQQQQQQPHQQQQLGDYDAPNHKRPRISGGWGT; from the exons ATGGGCcgcaaaaaaattcaaatatcaCGCATCACCGATGAACGCAATCGGCAG GTGACCTTCAACAAGCGCAAGTTCGGCGTGATGAAGAAGGCCTACGAGCTGTCCGTGCTCTGCGACTGCGAGATCGCCCTGATCATCTTCTCGTCGAGCAACAAGCTGTACCAGTACGCCAGCACCGACATGGATCGCGTCCTGCTCAAGTACACCGAGTACAACGAGCCCCACGAGTCCCTCACCAACAAGAACATCATCGAG AAGGAGAACAAGAACGGCGTGATGTCGCCGGACTCGCCCGAAGCCGAAACGGACTACACACTCACTCCGCGAACGGAGGCCAAGTACAACAAGATCGACGAGGAGTTCCAGAACATGATGCAGCGCAACCAGATGGCCATCGGCGGTGCGGGTGCCCCTCGCCAGCTTCCAAACAGCAGCTACACGCTGCCCGTTTCTGTTCCGGTGCCGGGATCTTACGGCGACAACCTGCTGCAGGCCAGTCCACAGATGTCCCACACCAACATCAGCCCCCGTCCATCGAGTTCGGAGACGGATTCAGGTGGGATGTCCCTGATAA CCCACCATTTGTCCATTAAGCAGCAGTCGCCGGGCAGCCAGAACGGACGAGCTTCCAATCTAAGGGTCGTCATACCGCCCACAATTGCCCCCATACCGCCCAATATGTCAGCGCCGGATGATGTGGGATATGCAGAT CAACGACAGAGCCAGACATCGCTTAACACGCCAGTGGTCACGCTGCAGACGCCGATTCCCGCCCTCACGAGCTATTCCTTTGGGGCGCAGGACTTCTCCTCCTCCGGCGTAATGAACAGCGCGGATATCATGAGCCTCAACACCTGGCATCAGGGCCTGGTGCCGCACTCTAG TCTCTCGCACCTGGCTGTCTCGAATAGCACGCCGCCGCCCGCCACCTCCCCCGTCTCCATAAAGGTCAAGGCTGAGCCGCAGTCGCCGCCGAGAGATCTTTCCGCCAGCGGTCATCAGCAGAATAGCAATGGTTCCACGGGCAGCGGCGgatccagcagcagcaccagtaGCAACGCCagcggaggagcaggaggcggTGGAGCCGTCAGCGCAGCCAATGTCATCACGCACTTGAACAACGTCAGTGTCCTGGCGGGAGGTCCTTCGGGGCagggaggaggaggcggaggcggcggcAGCAACGGAAATGTCGAACAGGCCACCAATCTTAGCGTACTGAGCCACGCGCAGCAACATCACCTGGGCATGCCCAACTCGCGTCCCTCGTCCACGGGCCACATCACACCCACTCCAG GTGCGCCGAGCAGCGACCAGGATGTGCGTCTGGCAGCCGTCGccgtgcagcagcaacagcagcagccacatcagcaacagcaactagGCGACTACGATGCCCCCAACCACAAACGGCCGAGAATATCGGGCGGATGGGGCACATAG
- the Mef2 gene encoding myocyte enhancer factor 2, isoform F translates to MGRKKIQISRITDERNRQVTFNKRKFGVMKKAYELSVLCDCEIALIIFSSSNKLYQYASTDMDRVLLKYTEYNEPHESLTNKNIIEKENKNGVMSPDSPEAETDYTLTPRTEAKYNKIDEEFQNMMQRNQMAIGGAGAPRQLPNSSYTLPVSVPVPGSYGDNLLQASPQMSHTNISPRPSSSETDSAHHLSIKQQSPGSQNGRASNLRVVIPPTIAPIPPNMSAPDDVGYADQRQSQTSLNTPVVTLQTPIPALTSYSFGAQDFSSSGVMNSADIMSLNTWHQGLVPHSSLSHLAVSNSTPPPATSPVSIKVKAEPQSPPRDLSASGHQQNSNGSTGSGGSSSSTSSNASGGAGGGGAVSAANVITHLNNVSVLAGGPSGQGGGGGGGGSNGNVEQATNLSVLSHAQQHHLGMPNSRPSSTGHITPTPGHDKYEGYPYRALMGHNPRWNLNFAGAPSSDQDVRLAAVAVQQQQQQPHQQQQLGDYDAPNHKRPRISGGWGT, encoded by the exons ATGGGCcgcaaaaaaattcaaatatcaCGCATCACCGATGAACGCAATCGGCAG GTGACCTTCAACAAGCGCAAGTTCGGCGTGATGAAGAAGGCCTACGAGCTGTCCGTGCTCTGCGACTGCGAGATCGCCCTGATCATCTTCTCGTCGAGCAACAAGCTGTACCAGTACGCCAGCACCGACATGGATCGCGTCCTGCTCAAGTACACCGAGTACAACGAGCCCCACGAGTCCCTCACCAACAAGAACATCATCGAG AAGGAGAACAAGAACGGCGTGATGTCGCCGGACTCGCCCGAAGCCGAAACGGACTACACACTCACTCCGCGAACGGAGGCCAAGTACAACAAGATCGACGAGGAGTTCCAGAACATGATGCAGCGCAACCAGATGGCCATCGGCGGTGCGGGTGCCCCTCGCCAGCTTCCAAACAGCAGCTACACGCTGCCCGTTTCTGTTCCGGTGCCGGGATCTTACGGCGACAACCTGCTGCAGGCCAGTCCACAGATGTCCCACACCAACATCAGCCCCCGTCCATCGAGTTCGGAGACGGATTCAG CCCACCATTTGTCCATTAAGCAGCAGTCGCCGGGCAGCCAGAACGGACGAGCTTCCAATCTAAGGGTCGTCATACCGCCCACAATTGCCCCCATACCGCCCAATATGTCAGCGCCGGATGATGTGGGATATGCAGAT CAACGACAGAGCCAGACATCGCTTAACACGCCAGTGGTCACGCTGCAGACGCCGATTCCCGCCCTCACGAGCTATTCCTTTGGGGCGCAGGACTTCTCCTCCTCCGGCGTAATGAACAGCGCGGATATCATGAGCCTCAACACCTGGCATCAGGGCCTGGTGCCGCACTCTAG TCTCTCGCACCTGGCTGTCTCGAATAGCACGCCGCCGCCCGCCACCTCCCCCGTCTCCATAAAGGTCAAGGCTGAGCCGCAGTCGCCGCCGAGAGATCTTTCCGCCAGCGGTCATCAGCAGAATAGCAATGGTTCCACGGGCAGCGGCGgatccagcagcagcaccagtaGCAACGCCagcggaggagcaggaggcggTGGAGCCGTCAGCGCAGCCAATGTCATCACGCACTTGAACAACGTCAGTGTCCTGGCGGGAGGTCCTTCGGGGCagggaggaggaggcggaggcggcggcAGCAACGGAAATGTCGAACAGGCCACCAATCTTAGCGTACTGAGCCACGCGCAGCAACATCACCTGGGCATGCCCAACTCGCGTCCCTCGTCCACGGGCCACATCACACCCACTCCAG GGCACGATAAGTATGAAGGATATCCGTACCGCGCGCTAATGGGACATAATCCTAGATGGAATTTGAATTTTGCCG GTGCGCCGAGCAGCGACCAGGATGTGCGTCTGGCAGCCGTCGccgtgcagcagcaacagcagcagccacatcagcaacagcaactagGCGACTACGATGCCCCCAACCACAAACGGCCGAGAATATCGGGCGGATGGGGCACATAG
- the Mef2 gene encoding myocyte enhancer factor 2, isoform I → MGRKKIQISRITDERNRQVTFNKRKFGVMKKAYELSVLCDCEIALIIFSSSNKLYQYASTDMDRVLLKYTEYNEPHESLTNKNIIEKENKNGVMSPDSPEAETDYTLTPRTEAKYNKIDEEFQNMMQRNQMAIGGAGAPRQLPNSSYTLPVSVPVPGSYGDNLLQASPQMSHTNISPRPSSSETDSAHHLSIKQQSPGSQNGRASNLRVVIPPTIAPIPPNMSAPDDVGYADQRQSQTSLNTPVVTLQTPIPALTSYSFGAQDFSSSGVMNSADIMSLNTWHQGLVPHSSLSHLAVSNSTPPPATSPVSIKVKAEPQSPPRDLSASGHQQNSNGSTGSGGSSSSTSSNASGGAGGGGAVSAANVITHLNNVSVLAGGPSGQGGGGGGGGSNGNVEQATNLSVLSHAQQHHLGMPNSRPSSTGHITPTPGAPSSDQDVRLAAVAVQQQQQQPHQQQQLGDYDAPNHKRPRISGGWGT, encoded by the exons ATGGGCcgcaaaaaaattcaaatatcaCGCATCACCGATGAACGCAATCGGCAG GTGACCTTCAACAAGCGCAAGTTCGGCGTGATGAAGAAGGCCTACGAGCTGTCCGTGCTCTGCGACTGCGAGATCGCCCTGATCATCTTCTCGTCGAGCAACAAGCTGTACCAGTACGCCAGCACCGACATGGATCGCGTCCTGCTCAAGTACACCGAGTACAACGAGCCCCACGAGTCCCTCACCAACAAGAACATCATCGAG AAGGAGAACAAGAACGGCGTGATGTCGCCGGACTCGCCCGAAGCCGAAACGGACTACACACTCACTCCGCGAACGGAGGCCAAGTACAACAAGATCGACGAGGAGTTCCAGAACATGATGCAGCGCAACCAGATGGCCATCGGCGGTGCGGGTGCCCCTCGCCAGCTTCCAAACAGCAGCTACACGCTGCCCGTTTCTGTTCCGGTGCCGGGATCTTACGGCGACAACCTGCTGCAGGCCAGTCCACAGATGTCCCACACCAACATCAGCCCCCGTCCATCGAGTTCGGAGACGGATTCAG CCCACCATTTGTCCATTAAGCAGCAGTCGCCGGGCAGCCAGAACGGACGAGCTTCCAATCTAAGGGTCGTCATACCGCCCACAATTGCCCCCATACCGCCCAATATGTCAGCGCCGGATGATGTGGGATATGCAGAT CAACGACAGAGCCAGACATCGCTTAACACGCCAGTGGTCACGCTGCAGACGCCGATTCCCGCCCTCACGAGCTATTCCTTTGGGGCGCAGGACTTCTCCTCCTCCGGCGTAATGAACAGCGCGGATATCATGAGCCTCAACACCTGGCATCAGGGCCTGGTGCCGCACTCTAG TCTCTCGCACCTGGCTGTCTCGAATAGCACGCCGCCGCCCGCCACCTCCCCCGTCTCCATAAAGGTCAAGGCTGAGCCGCAGTCGCCGCCGAGAGATCTTTCCGCCAGCGGTCATCAGCAGAATAGCAATGGTTCCACGGGCAGCGGCGgatccagcagcagcaccagtaGCAACGCCagcggaggagcaggaggcggTGGAGCCGTCAGCGCAGCCAATGTCATCACGCACTTGAACAACGTCAGTGTCCTGGCGGGAGGTCCTTCGGGGCagggaggaggaggcggaggcggcggcAGCAACGGAAATGTCGAACAGGCCACCAATCTTAGCGTACTGAGCCACGCGCAGCAACATCACCTGGGCATGCCCAACTCGCGTCCCTCGTCCACGGGCCACATCACACCCACTCCAG GTGCGCCGAGCAGCGACCAGGATGTGCGTCTGGCAGCCGTCGccgtgcagcagcaacagcagcagccacatcagcaacagcaactagGCGACTACGATGCCCCCAACCACAAACGGCCGAGAATATCGGGCGGATGGGGCACATAG